The following proteins come from a genomic window of Yinghuangia sp. ASG 101:
- a CDS encoding adenylosuccinate synthetase: MTHAPATHGSTAREPGTRGAPAARTTGTRASGTPDRHVAVVDLGYGDAGKGTVVAHLCDRAYRSAGRPVRAVVRFNGGAQAAHNVVADDGRHHTFAQFGAGTFTPGVATHLSRFMLVDPLALAAEADHLAAVGVPDALDRLTVDGDALLTTPYHAAANRARERARGSARHGSCGMGVGETAAFALAHPDLAPRASDARRPRVLRRKLAAVRDALTADVGDLGAPGVDAVADVFAAFASAVRVVDGAHLHALVREGPVVLEGAQGVLLDEWHGFHPYTTWSTTTFANADALLAEAGAEPAARLGVVRTYTPRHGPGPLVSEDAHLAAALPDAHNGTGEWQGAFRAGHFDAVAHRYAVEVCGGVDAVALTHTDAPGRFPLRVCRAYEVDGERTTALPADTPGDLDARARLTGRLLRAASELGPVVDSAAWPETVAQALGAAVTLLSSGPRTGDMTGQVVLPSGNN, from the coding sequence GTGACGCACGCGCCCGCGACACACGGGTCCACGGCACGGGAACCGGGGACGCGCGGCGCACCCGCGGCCCGGACCACCGGGACCCGCGCGTCCGGCACCCCCGACCGGCACGTCGCCGTGGTCGACCTCGGCTACGGCGACGCCGGCAAGGGCACGGTCGTGGCACACCTGTGCGACCGCGCGTACCGCTCCGCCGGGAGGCCGGTCCGCGCGGTCGTCCGCTTCAACGGCGGCGCGCAGGCCGCGCACAACGTCGTCGCCGACGACGGCCGCCACCACACCTTCGCGCAGTTCGGCGCCGGCACCTTCACCCCCGGAGTCGCCACCCACCTGTCGCGCTTCATGCTGGTCGACCCGCTCGCCCTCGCCGCCGAGGCCGACCACCTCGCGGCCGTCGGCGTGCCGGACGCGCTCGACCGGCTCACCGTCGACGGCGACGCACTGCTCACGACGCCGTACCACGCCGCCGCGAACCGGGCCCGCGAACGCGCGCGCGGCAGCGCGCGCCACGGCTCGTGCGGCATGGGCGTCGGCGAGACCGCCGCCTTCGCCCTCGCCCACCCCGACCTCGCCCCGCGCGCCTCCGACGCGCGCCGCCCGCGGGTGCTGCGCCGCAAGCTGGCCGCCGTCCGCGACGCGCTCACCGCCGACGTCGGCGACCTCGGCGCGCCCGGCGTCGACGCCGTCGCGGACGTCTTCGCCGCGTTCGCGTCGGCCGTGCGCGTCGTCGACGGCGCCCACCTGCACGCCCTCGTGCGCGAGGGGCCCGTCGTCCTCGAAGGCGCGCAGGGCGTGCTCCTCGACGAGTGGCACGGCTTCCACCCCTACACGACCTGGTCCACGACGACGTTCGCGAACGCCGACGCCCTGCTCGCGGAGGCGGGCGCCGAGCCGGCCGCGCGCCTCGGCGTGGTCCGCACCTACACCCCGCGCCACGGCCCCGGCCCGCTCGTCAGCGAGGACGCGCACCTGGCCGCCGCGCTGCCCGACGCGCACAACGGCACGGGGGAGTGGCAGGGGGCGTTCCGCGCCGGGCACTTCGACGCGGTCGCGCACCGGTACGCCGTCGAGGTGTGCGGCGGTGTCGACGCCGTCGCGCTCACCCACACGGACGCGCCCGGGCGGTTCCCGTTGCGCGTGTGCCGCGCGTACGAGGTCGACGGCGAAAGGACGACCGCGCTCCCGGCCGACACCCCGGGCGATCTGGACGCGCGGGCGCGGCTGACCGGGCGTCTGCTGCGTGCCGCGTCCGAGCTGGGCCCGGTCGTCGACAGCGCCGCGTGGCCGGAAACAGTCGCGCAAGCCCTCGGCGCGGCAGTGACGTTGCTCTCGTCGGGGCCGCGCACGGGAGACATGACTGGTCAGGTAGTATTACCGTCTGGTAACAACTAG
- a CDS encoding molecular chaperone DnaJ — protein sequence MTDTTGTPDTTTPAIPKTLDEAVDLVGRAEAPEDLFGPYDGTPEACLRAGGRTYRALARFLHPDAVPDGRKAAAQAVFTRLSELWLRYQQTITGVTGRQVVITTRKRAYSVGVERARGDIAALYKVTYADKDGSEVRALLKMPRSVADNDLMAREATALARIAREGDRKYAAYVPALIESFRHRDADNGNERRANVIERVRGFASLAEVRDAYPDGLDARDVAWMWRRLLVALGYAHRAGVVHGAVVPDHVLIHPQKHGLVLVDWCYATVMERGPDGRYRAGAEHVPAMLDRHAAMYPPEVPGKQPPDQSADIFMATHCMTYLLNADAPRPLLRFARGCTLPAPQRRPHDAWQLLGELDELLGRLYGPRRFRPFTMPGRRKGA from the coding sequence GTGACCGACACGACAGGCACGCCCGACACCACCACTCCGGCGATCCCGAAGACCCTGGACGAGGCCGTCGACCTGGTCGGCCGAGCCGAAGCCCCCGAAGACCTGTTCGGGCCCTACGACGGCACTCCCGAGGCGTGCCTGCGCGCCGGCGGGCGGACGTACCGCGCGCTCGCCCGATTCCTGCACCCGGACGCCGTCCCCGACGGCCGCAAGGCCGCCGCGCAGGCGGTGTTCACCCGGCTGTCCGAGCTGTGGCTGCGCTACCAGCAGACGATCACCGGTGTGACGGGCCGTCAGGTCGTCATCACCACCCGCAAACGCGCCTACTCCGTGGGCGTCGAGCGCGCCCGCGGCGACATCGCCGCGCTCTACAAGGTCACCTACGCCGACAAGGACGGCTCGGAGGTCCGCGCGCTGCTCAAGATGCCGCGCTCGGTCGCCGACAACGACCTGATGGCCCGCGAGGCGACCGCGCTGGCCCGCATCGCCCGCGAAGGCGACCGCAAATACGCGGCGTACGTCCCCGCCCTCATCGAGTCGTTCCGGCACCGCGACGCCGACAACGGCAACGAGCGCCGCGCCAACGTCATCGAGCGCGTGCGCGGCTTCGCGTCGCTCGCCGAAGTCCGCGACGCGTACCCCGACGGCCTCGACGCCCGCGACGTCGCCTGGATGTGGCGGCGCCTGCTCGTCGCGCTCGGCTACGCCCACCGCGCCGGCGTCGTGCACGGCGCGGTCGTCCCCGACCACGTCCTCATCCACCCGCAGAAGCACGGGCTCGTGCTCGTCGACTGGTGCTACGCCACGGTGATGGAGCGTGGCCCCGACGGCCGCTACCGGGCCGGTGCCGAACACGTGCCCGCGATGCTCGACCGGCACGCCGCGATGTATCCGCCCGAGGTCCCCGGCAAGCAGCCGCCGGACCAGTCGGCCGACATCTTCATGGCCACCCACTGCATGACGTACCTGCTGAACGCCGACGCCCCCAGGCCGCTGCTGCGCTTCGCCCGGGGCTGCACCCTCCCGGCACCGCAGCGCCGACCGCACGACGCGTGGCAACTGCTTGGAGAACTCGACGAGTTGCTGGGACGGCTGTACGGCCCGCGCCGCTTCCGCCCGTTCACGATGCCGGGCCGGCGCAAGGGCGCCTGA